One part of the Aurantibacillus circumpalustris genome encodes these proteins:
- a CDS encoding agmatine deiminase family protein: MNKYGSKDNLSFQKRLKEVLNKEGFKLIELPYNPYENTDGEEAHGFYINFPQMKDFILLPTFGKREDELSIKLIKDLYSGYTFENIDSREIAKEGGVLNCITWNIKNQKIFA, encoded by the coding sequence ATGAACAAATATGGTTCAAAGGACAATCTTAGCTTTCAGAAAAGGTTGAAAGAAGTATTAAACAAAGAGGGGTTCAAATTGATTGAATTACCTTACAATCCCTATGAAAACACAGATGGAGAAGAAGCACATGGGTTTTATATAAACTTTCCGCAAATGAAAGATTTTATTCTACTTCCTACATTTGGTAAAAGAGAGGATGAGTTAAGTATTAAGTTAATTAAGGACCTTTATTCTGGTTACACCTTTGAAAATATTGACTCAAGAGAGATTGCAAAAGAAGGCGGGGTTCTGAACTGTATAACCTGGAATATTAAGAATCAAAAAATCTTCGCTTAA
- a CDS encoding toxin-antitoxin system YwqK family antitoxin: MRKIILLLSTFLVSLNLNSQSLSLNELFSLCNRKNWDEVNEVLLLKGWEFHDSRKGDDNHYSTITWSFDKNSYNDRAPGWFHLYTFEDLPNKIFYTFTNKKYYNVLKSSISSAGMVLVKSSIEDNQIVAKYSNAKFYISLISEKREKENYSEDENSLTAYSVELIKKEGVYDNENGLKQSFDENGNITYEYTLRNNVIHGNAKVYYSSGQVKSNTNFLNGNKHGHSIEYDENGDIISEFNYINGEKNGLYKIFENNKIVLEGFLKNGIKSGAFKTYDDNGFIDQEYYFKNDLLDGQYIAYDYIDNKLALKTIGTYLNDAKSGLWQTFKITDKKTELLMFTNYINNEKEGAFKRVKNDSIIFGNYKADQLNGEYLVFTSLNTLFFGRIDGDTTNSPLIVKGFYSNGFKTGYWQYYAISRSIIKEGRFYEDLKVGEWRYYFDKYVSEKGATMSYSGLLYLIENYQSGKKNGKETRYGYLNSIKIMCDTSENRNVNPLDSCNSLKYEKVLNTYYFKNDDLHGPFEEKDSLGIILAKGNFVNGEKDGLWLESNVLYDDEGKSLYIFYRGLYSNGLELGVWEEFINEKNIISRRSYKNGKLNGKWIQYNLNNKPKEEKNFEDGRFSSLIVYDSLGINIIRRFDILEESNTKYKCLYINYLKEGRNTQVYTIKKGNNSPINHNFFEFDFYLKAGKTSNGKDGYPDGEHKEYDAGGNVIVEGTLYNQEKIGIWKHYYRDENVFTTQGFTNNIGGVENYFFISSGLPFSGNFLQKYPNGQVMLSFKIEKSERNGKSKYYDENGKVTKTEKYEKGTLKD; encoded by the coding sequence ATGAGAAAAATAATTTTATTACTAAGTACATTTTTAGTGTCATTAAATTTAAATTCTCAAAGCTTATCTCTTAATGAATTGTTTTCGTTGTGTAATAGAAAAAACTGGGATGAAGTTAATGAAGTTCTATTGTTAAAAGGTTGGGAGTTTCATGATTCTCGCAAAGGTGATGATAACCATTATAGTACGATAACATGGTCTTTTGATAAAAACTCATATAATGATAGAGCGCCTGGATGGTTTCATCTATACACTTTCGAAGATTTACCGAATAAAATATTTTACACATTTACGAATAAAAAGTACTACAATGTTTTGAAAAGCAGCATTTCGTCGGCTGGCATGGTTTTAGTTAAGAGCTCAATCGAGGACAATCAAATTGTTGCAAAGTATTCGAACGCAAAATTCTATATATCATTAATAAGTGAGAAACGGGAAAAAGAAAATTACAGTGAGGATGAAAATTCGCTAACGGCTTATTCAGTAGAATTAATTAAAAAAGAAGGTGTATATGATAATGAAAATGGACTTAAACAGTCTTTTGATGAAAATGGAAATATAACATATGAATACACGCTTAGAAATAATGTTATTCATGGCAATGCAAAAGTCTATTATTCTAGTGGACAGGTGAAATCAAATACTAATTTTTTGAATGGAAATAAACATGGGCATTCCATTGAGTATGACGAAAATGGTGACATTATTAGTGAATTTAATTATATAAATGGGGAGAAGAACGGTCTTTACAAGATTTTTGAAAATAATAAAATTGTTTTAGAAGGCTTTTTGAAAAACGGTATCAAAAGTGGAGCATTTAAGACTTATGATGACAATGGATTTATTGATCAAGAATACTACTTTAAGAATGACTTGTTAGATGGACAATATATTGCGTATGACTACATTGATAATAAATTAGCACTTAAAACAATTGGCACATATTTAAATGATGCTAAATCAGGATTATGGCAGACATTCAAAATTACGGACAAAAAGACCGAGCTACTAATGTTTACGAATTACATAAACAATGAGAAAGAAGGTGCTTTTAAACGAGTAAAAAATGACAGTATAATATTTGGTAATTACAAAGCGGACCAGTTAAACGGAGAGTATTTAGTTTTTACAAGTTTGAACACCCTGTTTTTTGGACGGATTGACGGCGACACAACAAACTCTCCACTTATTGTAAAAGGTTTTTATTCAAATGGATTTAAGACTGGTTACTGGCAGTATTACGCTATCTCACGATCTATAATTAAAGAAGGTCGATTTTATGAGGATTTAAAAGTTGGAGAGTGGAGGTATTATTTTGATAAGTATGTTTCAGAAAAAGGAGCTACAATGTCGTATTCAGGACTTTTATATTTAATAGAAAATTACCAAAGTGGAAAGAAGAATGGGAAAGAAACACGTTATGGCTACCTGAACAGTATTAAGATTATGTGTGATACATCCGAAAATAGAAACGTAAACCCATTAGATAGCTGCAATAGTTTGAAATATGAAAAAGTATTAAACACTTATTATTTTAAAAATGACGATTTGCATGGTCCTTTTGAGGAGAAAGATTCTTTGGGGATAATTTTGGCTAAAGGTAATTTTGTGAACGGAGAAAAGGATGGTCTCTGGCTGGAAAGCAATGTACTATATGATGATGAAGGAAAATCTCTTTATATTTTTTATAGAGGACTATATTCAAATGGTTTGGAATTAGGTGTATGGGAAGAATTTATAAATGAAAAGAATATTATTTCAAGACGAAGTTATAAAAACGGAAAGCTTAATGGTAAATGGATACAGTATAATTTAAATAACAAACCTAAGGAAGAAAAGAATTTCGAAGATGGTCGTTTTAGTAGCTTAATAGTTTATGACTCATTGGGAATAAATATTATTCGAAGATTTGATATACTTGAAGAATCTAATACAAAATATAAATGTCTTTACATTAACTATTTAAAGGAGGGTAGAAACACTCAAGTTTATACAATTAAAAAAGGAAATAATTCACCTATTAATCACAATTTTTTCGAATTTGATTTTTATCTAAAGGCTGGGAAAACATCTAATGGAAAGGATGGATACCCAGACGGTGAACATAAAGAGTACGATGCAGGTGGAAACGTTATCGTTGAAGGAACACTTTATAATCAAGAAAAAATTGGTATCTGGAAACACTACTATAGAGATGAAAACGTTTTTACAACACAAGGTTTCACAAACAATATAGGTGGTGTTGAAAATTATTTTTTTATTAGTTCAGGGTTACCATTTTCTGGAAACTTTCTTCAAAAATATCCTAATGGTCAAGTTATGCTTTCCTTCAAAATAGAAAAAAGTGAAAGAAACGGAAAATCAAAATATTATGATGAAAATGGAAAGGTAACCAAAACCGAAAAATATGAAAAGGGAACCCTCAAGGATTAG
- a CDS encoding APC family permease, giving the protein MKKKLRIIQLSALIFLTISGGPYGLESLLSYVGNNGALLLLFITPIIWDLPAILTVLELNSLMPVTGGYYQWVKRAMGLRFAWYEGWWTWLYTFVDLAIYPVLFMEYLTYFFPEAESFKIPICLIIIWASAYLNIRGIILVGKTAVILGIAVLVPFFLLFYYFITHHSVEISSLSPSLQGIKFSAVGLGLYTIMWNFLGWDNVTTYAEEVAKPIRAYLISVVTAFVTIFIVYFMVIIISIQSGIDHNELSSGGFPVLGELVGGKWLGALIAIGGMASGLGLYASVLLSVSRVPQAMSEDKLLPKKLHILHRKYQTPHLSIIWCTIIVSFMIVLPFSDLIIMDVIIYGAALFLEFASLIILRIKKPNSYRPFKIPFNVTGLILMICLPIAVYVIALVGAIMNEGNTIRPIVISLSILFSAEIIWQIIIWRRPNLLKQLIHKEI; this is encoded by the coding sequence GTGAAAAAGAAGTTAAGAATAATTCAACTATCTGCTTTAATCTTCCTCACTATTTCAGGCGGTCCTTATGGACTAGAATCTCTTCTTAGCTACGTTGGCAACAACGGTGCTCTTTTACTTCTTTTTATAACGCCAATAATTTGGGATCTACCAGCAATTCTTACCGTACTGGAATTAAATAGCTTAATGCCAGTCACTGGAGGGTATTATCAATGGGTGAAGCGTGCTATGGGATTGAGATTTGCCTGGTATGAGGGTTGGTGGACTTGGCTATACACTTTTGTGGATCTCGCTATATACCCCGTTTTATTTATGGAATACCTTACCTATTTCTTTCCTGAGGCTGAATCATTTAAAATACCTATCTGCTTAATTATTATATGGGCAAGCGCATATCTAAATATTAGAGGAATCATACTTGTTGGGAAAACTGCTGTCATCCTTGGAATAGCGGTCTTAGTACCTTTTTTCTTGTTATTTTATTACTTTATCACACATCATTCAGTCGAAATTTCTTCACTCTCGCCTTCTTTACAAGGAATAAAATTCTCGGCTGTTGGTTTAGGATTGTATACAATAATGTGGAATTTTTTAGGTTGGGATAATGTTACTACATACGCAGAGGAAGTTGCAAAACCTATTCGTGCATACTTAATTTCTGTCGTGACGGCATTCGTTACAATTTTTATAGTTTATTTTATGGTAATTATAATATCAATACAATCAGGAATTGACCATAATGAATTGAGCAGCGGAGGATTTCCAGTTTTAGGCGAACTTGTTGGCGGCAAGTGGTTAGGAGCTCTAATTGCAATTGGGGGGATGGCAAGTGGACTTGGACTTTATGCTTCAGTTTTACTTTCTGTCTCAAGGGTACCTCAAGCTATGAGTGAAGATAAATTGTTACCAAAAAAACTACATATACTTCATCGAAAATATCAAACCCCGCATTTATCAATTATTTGGTGTACTATTATTGTTAGTTTTATGATCGTGTTGCCATTTTCAGATTTGATAATTATGGATGTAATCATATATGGTGCAGCATTGTTTCTTGAATTTGCTTCATTAATTATTCTACGAATTAAAAAACCAAACAGTTACAGACCTTTCAAAATACCATTTAATGTTACTGGTTTAATCTTGATGATTTGTTTACCAATTGCAGTTTATGTTATTGCATTAGTTGGTGCTATTATGAATGAAGGAAATACGATACGGCCAATAGTAATTTCACTCAGCATATTATTTAGCGCTGAAATCATATGGCAAATTATTATTTGGAGAAGACCTAATCTCTTAAAACAATTAATTCACAAAGAAATATAG
- a CDS encoding recombinase family protein produces the protein MIKYVAYTRCSTARQGQSGLGLEAQRQSVQSYARDGEIIAEFVEVETGTSKKKRVEIYKAIEMCKQTGATLLIAKLDRLARNVVFTATLLESKIPFVACDAPFATPLTIHILSAVAENEAKLISERTSKSLQVAKQRGTKLGNPKNLTLEARQKGASVRKEAASSNPNNMRATAVIKLLIAQAKITYKQIADKLNADGFFSSQGKPHTPYSVWLLAKRAEII, from the coding sequence ATGATAAAATACGTTGCATATACAAGATGTTCCACGGCAAGACAAGGACAAAGCGGACTTGGACTTGAAGCACAAAGACAATCTGTGCAAAGTTATGCTAGAGATGGAGAAATAATTGCTGAGTTCGTCGAGGTTGAAACAGGCACTTCGAAAAAGAAGCGTGTTGAAATTTACAAAGCGATTGAGATGTGTAAACAAACTGGTGCGACGTTGTTGATCGCAAAGTTAGACCGATTGGCCAGAAATGTAGTCTTTACTGCAACACTGCTGGAAAGTAAAATACCTTTCGTCGCCTGTGATGCCCCATTCGCAACGCCTTTAACCATTCACATATTAAGTGCAGTTGCTGAAAACGAAGCAAAATTAATTTCGGAACGTACCTCGAAAAGTTTGCAAGTAGCAAAACAACGAGGAACTAAATTAGGTAATCCAAAAAACCTCACGCTGGAAGCTAGACAGAAAGGGGCATCTGTGAGAAAAGAAGCTGCAAGTAGCAATCCGAATAATATGCGAGCGACTGCTGTTATTAAATTATTAATTGCTCAGGCAAAAATAACCTACAAACAAATTGCAGATAAATTAAATGCTGATGGTTTTTTTAGCAGTCAAGGAAAACCTCATACACCATACTCAGTATGGCTTCTAGCGAAACGAGCTGAAATTATTTGA
- a CDS encoding SpoIIE family protein phosphatase, with amino-acid sequence MIKIQILDWKKSSTKIVIMVFLALLVLSTFFIISSYRSFLNNSKASVMQRLQSISNTLALQIESKNIEYLDSLLRIGKPKSEVQNDARIISINSKLDKVALVNNIEEPISIIYYNNKNGKFFFIANSAADSIFFSDPYYQVSHDFQTMYEEGGALGPYEDEFGTWLTSLTPIKNDSNKTVGAVEVDLKFDSFISEANSTLYTNLLASIAIFIFTSVVLLRYVRVVLVFEEKIQTKLKLSHDIIEEKNTEIIQSINYALRIQRAILPSNEMVKKHLPNSFIFYQPKDIVAGDFYWMETANDVVLIAACDCTGHGVPGAMVSVVCHNALNRAVREFGKTIPGEILNQTEEIVVDYFSQSEDDIKDGMDISLCSFNPKSRTLQWAGANNPLWLVQNGKLIEIKADKQPIGKIEDSKPFTTHTFELFEGDMIYLFTDGYADQFGGPTGQKKLTRKRFKELVLSFQHQTLNDQHMVIGKFINDYRKEIEQIDDILVMGIKV; translated from the coding sequence ATGATTAAAATACAAATCTTAGATTGGAAAAAATCGAGTACCAAAATTGTTATTATGGTCTTTCTAGCATTGCTAGTGTTATCTACATTTTTTATAATTAGTTCTTATAGGAGTTTTCTAAATAATTCGAAGGCAAGTGTAATGCAAAGACTCCAGTCAATATCAAATACTCTTGCACTTCAAATCGAATCCAAGAATATAGAATATTTAGATTCACTACTCAGAATTGGCAAACCCAAAAGCGAGGTACAAAATGATGCCAGAATAATCTCAATTAATTCTAAATTGGATAAAGTAGCATTAGTAAATAACATTGAAGAGCCTATCTCAATTATATACTATAACAATAAAAACGGTAAATTCTTTTTCATTGCTAACTCTGCTGCTGATTCAATTTTTTTTTCGGACCCTTACTATCAAGTTTCTCATGACTTTCAAACTATGTATGAAGAAGGTGGAGCATTGGGTCCATACGAAGACGAATTCGGTACCTGGCTAACCTCTTTAACGCCAATTAAGAATGATTCGAATAAAACTGTTGGGGCAGTCGAAGTAGATCTAAAATTCGATTCGTTTATTAGTGAAGCAAACTCCACACTTTATACGAACCTATTAGCTTCGATAGCAATTTTCATTTTTACAAGTGTAGTTCTTTTACGTTATGTGAGAGTCGTTTTAGTGTTTGAAGAAAAGATTCAAACAAAACTCAAATTGAGTCATGACATTATTGAAGAGAAAAACACCGAAATTATTCAAAGTATTAACTACGCCTTAAGAATTCAACGGGCTATACTACCATCAAATGAAATGGTTAAAAAACATTTACCAAACTCCTTTATTTTTTATCAACCAAAGGATATTGTGGCTGGTGATTTTTATTGGATGGAAACTGCAAATGATGTTGTCTTAATTGCAGCTTGCGATTGCACAGGTCACGGCGTTCCAGGGGCTATGGTTTCTGTGGTATGCCATAATGCATTGAATAGAGCCGTTAGAGAATTTGGGAAAACCATTCCTGGGGAGATACTTAATCAAACGGAGGAAATTGTTGTAGATTATTTTTCGCAGAGCGAAGATGATATTAAAGATGGAATGGATATTTCTCTTTGTTCGTTCAACCCAAAGTCTAGAACTCTACAATGGGCTGGGGCTAACAATCCGTTATGGTTAGTTCAAAATGGTAAGTTAATCGAGATAAAAGCTGACAAACAACCAATAGGTAAGATTGAGGATAGCAAACCTTTTACTACTCACACGTTTGAGTTATTCGAAGGTGATATGATTTATCTTTTTACAGATGGTTATGCAGATCAATTTGGAGGGCCTACAGGGCAAAAAAAACTTACTCGAAAACGATTTAAAGAACTAGTACTTAGTTTTCAGCATCAAACTTTAAATGATCAACACATGGTCATTGGTAAATTTATTAATGATTATCGCAAAGAAATCGAACAAATTGATGATATCTTGGTAATGGGAATCAAAGTTTAG
- a CDS encoding zinc ribbon domain-containing protein, with product MNFPSPPTDNLYKFLAIAGVTLILACIYLPPILIANVENQKELIVEDWTREQRQLKKAQMYIDSITLQEKTLFKRFDTLQAWIKKKKVGVIPSNFELFLSNMDIYHSASSDVKNQIDQIIQLKDRHIKKQEDAMLYSQDTAQAIVDLENVNQILIFSMWFGPLCGICLSVFGFYFWRTRTQIPQDIITKAQAEESHIFECCQSCSSVFADMQFYHMLEYSEKKKLVYCGICFHNGVFLEPDLNLAQMTERVEQYCRKNNVEYLRRIQQKEKLKNLLRWKKKFILPPSSVSLPPSST from the coding sequence ATGAATTTTCCGTCTCCACCAACAGACAACCTCTATAAATTTTTAGCTATTGCAGGAGTTACCTTGATTCTGGCTTGTATTTATTTACCTCCAATATTGATTGCTAATGTTGAAAATCAAAAAGAACTTATTGTCGAAGATTGGACGAGAGAGCAGCGACAGTTAAAGAAAGCTCAAATGTATATAGATTCAATTACCCTCCAAGAAAAAACTTTATTCAAAAGGTTCGACACATTGCAAGCCTGGATTAAGAAGAAGAAGGTTGGTGTAATACCTTCTAATTTCGAACTTTTTTTAAGCAACATGGATATTTATCATTCAGCATCTTCAGATGTTAAAAACCAAATAGACCAAATCATCCAGCTTAAAGATAGACACATAAAAAAGCAAGAAGATGCAATGCTTTATTCACAAGATACTGCTCAAGCAATAGTTGATCTGGAGAATGTTAATCAGATATTAATATTTTCAATGTGGTTCGGACCGCTATGTGGTATTTGTCTTTCAGTATTTGGTTTTTATTTTTGGAGAACGAGGACACAAATCCCTCAAGACATAATTACTAAAGCCCAAGCAGAAGAATCTCACATATTTGAATGTTGTCAAAGCTGTTCAAGTGTATTTGCGGATATGCAGTTTTATCATATGTTAGAATACTCTGAAAAGAAAAAACTTGTCTATTGCGGAATTTGTTTTCACAATGGTGTATTCCTTGAACCTGACTTGAATTTGGCTCAAATGACAGAAAGAGTGGAGCAATATTGTAGAAAAAATAATGTTGAATACTTACGAAGAATACAGCAGAAAGAGAAGCTCAAGAACTTATTAAGATGGAAGAAGAAATTTATTCTTCCTCCTTCAAGTGTTTCTCTACCACCTTCATCCACTTAG
- a CDS encoding GldM family protein — MKKLLVFYLISLFCIETSGQINNKSYSLNNKIMYCGLVNSVSIKPNGTAQKDIAVGASGAGVSFRSDEDGVYSFVFSETGDSYVTISKRGKNGFKPLGPPDTIHVQKLPRPSLVLSGKIEPSGLTKAEFSQLDSLSIELTINTMKINFKILSVIISGTDNQGSVFNYPQSTIHFEEPVKKFFRVAKVSSEIRFEVIFITPDGKKKNSKYILKVI; from the coding sequence ATGAAAAAGCTATTGGTGTTTTATTTGATTTCTCTTTTTTGTATAGAGACTTCTGGGCAAATTAATAATAAATCATACAGTCTAAACAATAAAATAATGTATTGTGGGCTTGTAAATTCGGTTTCAATTAAACCAAATGGTACAGCCCAGAAAGACATCGCTGTAGGCGCTTCTGGAGCTGGTGTTAGTTTTAGATCGGATGAAGATGGTGTATACTCTTTCGTGTTCTCAGAAACTGGAGACTCCTATGTAACGATATCTAAAAGAGGAAAAAATGGTTTTAAGCCCCTAGGTCCTCCAGATACAATTCATGTTCAAAAACTCCCACGCCCCTCATTAGTGCTTTCTGGTAAAATAGAACCTTCAGGGTTAACGAAGGCTGAGTTTTCTCAATTAGATTCCTTGTCTATAGAGTTGACTATAAATACAATGAAAATAAATTTTAAAATTCTGTCTGTCATTATTTCTGGAACTGATAATCAAGGTAGTGTTTTTAATTATCCTCAGTCAACAATACATTTTGAAGAACCAGTTAAAAAATTTTTCAGAGTAGCAAAAGTTAGTTCTGAAATCCGATTTGAGGTAATATTTATTACACCTGATGGTAAAAAGAAAAATTCAAAATATATCCTTAAAGTGATTTAA
- a CDS encoding tetratricopeptide repeat protein, giving the protein MRLILIITTAILFKYSYFGQSDEDYFKKGKEKAEQKDYTTAILNYDQAILINSKDSSYYFFRAKSKHALKDFKGAILDYDIAITTSPKYGQAYNNRGTEKYALKNYQGAVLDYNKALELNPNDSLVYVNRGAAKNSLADYRGAIQDYNKAIELNSNNRSAYFNRAITRKTLGENDGACDDMRKALELGSAEAIEGVKMFCN; this is encoded by the coding sequence ATGCGTCTTATTCTTATTATTACAACTGCAATCTTATTTAAGTACAGCTACTTTGGACAGTCTGACGAAGACTATTTTAAAAAAGGCAAAGAAAAAGCAGAACAAAAAGATTACACAACTGCGATTTTAAATTATGATCAAGCAATTTTGATCAATTCAAAGGACTCTAGTTACTACTTTTTTAGAGCCAAGTCCAAACACGCTTTAAAAGACTTCAAGGGAGCTATTTTAGACTATGATATCGCCATTACTACTAGTCCAAAATACGGACAAGCTTATAATAATCGAGGAACAGAAAAATATGCACTTAAAAATTATCAAGGAGCCGTTTTAGATTACAACAAAGCCCTAGAGCTCAACCCGAATGATTCTCTTGTATATGTCAACAGAGGAGCTGCGAAGAATAGCCTTGCAGACTATAGAGGTGCCATTCAAGACTATAATAAAGCCATCGAACTAAATTCAAATAATCGAAGTGCATATTTTAATAGAGCAATCACTAGGAAAACGTTGGGTGAAAATGATGGTGCCTGTGATGATATGAGAAAAGCTTTAGAGTTGGGCTCAGCAGAAGCAATTGAAGGAGTAAAAATGTTTTGCAATTAA
- a CDS encoding DUF932 domain-containing protein: protein MAHNLETRNGKTSFASTQKAWHGLGTIVENAMTSEQAIKLANLDYEVSKVPVNANVEGLMLPVADKFATMRKDTNDIFGIVGKGYTVVQNQDAFGFFDSIVGSGQAIFETSGSLGKGERIFISAKMPEYIRIAGTDDLTEMYVVLTSSHDGSGSIVACLSPIRVVCSNTLNACLKGTSNKVSIRHTSNVQANLEQAHKFLGISNQYVKEMNECFNLMAKKTITDTQVKKLIDQLFVSEKEDSTRIKNIRDSVMTSYFTGIGQEHILGTCFGFYNGITHYFDHVKSYKDQSSKFESIVDGSSAKVVAQALNMLINI, encoded by the coding sequence ATGGCACATAATTTAGAAACAAGAAATGGAAAAACAAGCTTTGCTTCGACACAAAAGGCGTGGCATGGATTGGGAACCATTGTTGAAAATGCAATGACCAGTGAACAAGCAATAAAATTGGCCAATCTTGATTATGAGGTTTCAAAAGTGCCTGTAAATGCAAATGTCGAAGGACTGATGTTACCAGTAGCTGACAAGTTTGCAACTATGCGTAAAGACACAAACGATATTTTTGGAATTGTAGGCAAAGGATATACTGTAGTTCAGAACCAAGATGCCTTTGGTTTTTTTGATTCGATTGTTGGTTCTGGCCAAGCAATTTTTGAAACTTCAGGTTCGCTTGGGAAGGGCGAAAGAATTTTTATATCAGCGAAGATGCCTGAATATATCAGAATTGCTGGCACCGATGATTTAACAGAAATGTATGTCGTACTAACATCTTCTCATGATGGTAGTGGTTCCATTGTAGCTTGTTTGTCGCCAATTCGAGTTGTTTGTTCTAATACATTAAATGCTTGTCTTAAGGGAACTAGTAACAAAGTTTCTATCCGCCATACCTCTAATGTGCAAGCAAATCTTGAGCAAGCACACAAATTTTTAGGCATATCAAATCAATATGTAAAGGAGATGAATGAGTGTTTCAATCTCATGGCTAAAAAAACAATTACTGATACTCAAGTAAAAAAATTAATCGACCAATTATTCGTTTCTGAAAAAGAGGATAGTACACGTATCAAAAATATCCGTGACTCAGTAATGACAAGCTACTTCACTGGAATTGGTCAAGAACATATCTTAGGCACATGTTTTGGATTTTACAATGGGATCACCCATTATTTCGATCACGTTAAATCTTATAAAGATCAATCTTCCAAATTCGAAAGCATTGTAGATGGCTCTTCCGCCAAGGTTGTTGCACAAGCCTTGAATATGCTAATAAACATTTAA
- a CDS encoding DUF2971 domain-containing protein: MLKRNCKALCFSQDYRGKWGCASSAMWAHYGGNHTGVCLELDKEEFERENPNIDWKYFRKIKYVEYKIPHRQVGEQRNPFDHKKIDFIRANKIGLKNYVLNEFKLENLNYFYFTKNKEWQYERETRLVIFGDQKKKVYCCIKNSLKNIHLGVKFNDKHLPSLKALVNGVNINKMKYGDISLYSEELA; encoded by the coding sequence ATGCTCAAAAGAAATTGTAAAGCGCTGTGTTTTTCGCAAGATTACCGAGGTAAATGGGGTTGTGCTTCTTCTGCTATGTGGGCACACTACGGTGGAAATCATACTGGTGTTTGTTTGGAATTGGATAAAGAAGAATTCGAGAGGGAAAATCCAAATATTGATTGGAAGTATTTTAGAAAAATAAAATATGTAGAATATAAGATACCTCATAGGCAGGTTGGTGAACAAAGAAACCCTTTTGATCACAAGAAGATTGACTTTATTAGGGCTAACAAAATTGGCTTAAAAAACTATGTTCTCAATGAATTCAAGCTTGAGAATTTAAACTATTTCTACTTTACTAAGAATAAAGAATGGCAGTATGAACGAGAAACCAGATTAGTCATTTTCGGTGACCAGAAAAAGAAGGTCTATTGTTGTATAAAGAATAGTTTAAAAAACATACACTTAGGTGTTAAGTTCAACGACAAACACTTGCCCAGTCTTAAAGCGCTGGTAAACGGGGTAAATATTAACAAAATGAAATACGGAGACATTTCGCTTTACAGCGAGGAACTCGCATAA